Proteins from a genomic interval of Sphingopyxis sp. QXT-31:
- a CDS encoding alpha/beta fold hydrolase translates to MKFRIAAFALLAILTTPAAAQTEDPYAPARAIVADIGQIVTPNGVQETFEVTLGGARQVVNVRGADRDNPILVFVHGGPGAVEMPFAWAFQRPWEDVFTVVQYDQRGAGRSYPLNDPATLAPTMTPDRYRDDAIELIDLLQKRYGKKKVVLMGHSWGSIVGLSVAVKRPDLLYAYVGVGQGIDFREGEKAGMAWARAKAVAAGNGEAVAEIDALAPYPAGDFTIEKADGWRKYAIPYGSLIYNKPDLTYYFQTPRLSPEYGPADVKAWGKGSAFSVTTLWPRLADVSFKPVRKLDVPLIFLLGRHDYTVPSLVAADWFAQVEAPSKKLVWLEHSAHMPMVEEPGHFFAALLRDVLPLTEEK, encoded by the coding sequence ATGAAGTTCCGTATCGCCGCCTTTGCGCTGCTCGCCATTCTCACCACCCCCGCTGCCGCGCAAACCGAAGACCCCTACGCCCCTGCACGCGCGATCGTCGCCGACATCGGCCAGATCGTCACCCCGAACGGCGTGCAGGAAACCTTCGAGGTCACGCTCGGCGGCGCGCGGCAAGTCGTGAACGTCCGCGGCGCCGACCGCGACAATCCGATCCTCGTTTTCGTCCACGGCGGCCCCGGTGCGGTCGAAATGCCCTTCGCCTGGGCCTTCCAGCGCCCTTGGGAGGATGTCTTCACCGTCGTGCAATACGATCAGCGCGGCGCGGGGCGGAGCTATCCGCTGAACGATCCCGCGACACTCGCGCCGACGATGACCCCCGACCGCTACCGCGACGATGCGATCGAACTCATCGATCTGCTGCAGAAGCGCTACGGCAAGAAAAAGGTCGTGCTGATGGGGCACAGCTGGGGCTCGATCGTCGGCCTGTCGGTCGCGGTGAAGCGCCCCGACCTGCTCTACGCCTATGTCGGGGTCGGCCAGGGCATCGATTTCCGCGAGGGCGAAAAGGCCGGCATGGCCTGGGCGCGCGCCAAGGCGGTCGCGGCCGGAAACGGCGAGGCCGTCGCCGAGATCGACGCGCTCGCGCCCTATCCCGCGGGCGACTTCACGATCGAAAAGGCCGACGGCTGGCGCAAATATGCGATCCCCTACGGCTCGCTGATCTACAACAAGCCCGACCTCACATATTATTTCCAGACCCCGCGCCTCTCGCCCGAATATGGGCCCGCCGACGTGAAGGCATGGGGCAAGGGCAGCGCCTTTTCGGTCACGACGCTCTGGCCGCGGCTCGCCGACGTCAGCTTCAAGCCCGTGCGCAAGCTGGACGTTCCTCTGATCTTCCTGCTCGGACGGCACGACTATACCGTGCCTTCGCTGGTGGCCGCCGACTGGTTCGCGCAGGTCGAGGCGCCGTCCAAAAAACTCGTTTGGCTCGAACATTCGGCGCATATGCCGATGGTCGAGGAGCCCGGGCATTTCTTCGCCGCGCTGCTCCGCGACGTTCTGCCGCTGACCGAGGAAAAATGA
- a CDS encoding DMT family protein, translating to MTPYILPIFLLVISNIFMTFAWYGHLGDVSRPMWLAILLAWGIAFFEYCLAVPANRMGHGVYSTAELKTMQEVITLIVFAGFAVFWLGEKLTLNHLVGFLLIAGGAFFIFKGPIAA from the coding sequence ATGACGCCCTATATCTTGCCGATCTTCCTGCTCGTCATCTCGAACATCTTCATGACCTTTGCCTGGTACGGCCACCTCGGCGACGTCTCGCGCCCGATGTGGCTGGCGATCCTGCTCGCCTGGGGCATCGCCTTCTTCGAATATTGCCTTGCGGTGCCCGCAAACCGCATGGGCCACGGCGTCTATTCGACCGCCGAACTCAAGACGATGCAGGAGGTAATCACGCTGATCGTCTTCGCGGGCTTCGCGGTCTTCTGGCTCGGCGAGAAACTGACGCTCAACCATCTCGTCGGCTTCCTGCTGATCGCGGGCGGCGCCTTCTTCATCTTCAAGGGGCCGATTGCGGCCTAG
- a CDS encoding carboxynorspermidine decarboxylase — METRAGDPGAFAHFDLNRVPSPAFVVDAAKVRANLGVLRHIGDASGARVLAALKAFSMWSLGSTVTDYLDGVCASGLYEAKLGREEYGGEVATYCAGYKADDLPEIAKLSDHLIFNSPGQIARFRPLLDELRAAGESFDIGLRINPQHSEGEVPKYDPAAPCSRLGFPVSQLTPEHMAGVDGIHMHVLCEQDFPPLARTWAAVEPKLAPYIDQLKWLNFGGGHHVTRADYQVDDLIAFLKNVRETTGCDVMIEPGEAVALDAGILVGEVLDLFDNGMPIGITDISATCHMPDVIEAPYRPAMLGEESEGAVTRLGGPSCLAGDVIGDYRLPGGASIGQRFAFLDQAHYSMVKTNTFNGVPLPSIWLWDSESDALTLVREFGYEDFKTRLS, encoded by the coding sequence ATGGAAACCAGAGCCGGCGATCCCGGGGCCTTTGCCCATTTCGACCTCAACCGCGTCCCCTCGCCCGCGTTCGTCGTCGATGCGGCGAAGGTCCGCGCGAACCTCGGCGTGCTGCGCCATATCGGCGACGCGTCGGGTGCGCGCGTGCTCGCGGCTCTCAAGGCCTTTTCGATGTGGTCGCTGGGTTCGACCGTCACCGATTATCTCGACGGCGTCTGCGCCTCGGGGCTCTATGAGGCGAAGCTCGGGCGCGAGGAATATGGCGGCGAGGTCGCAACCTATTGCGCCGGATACAAAGCCGATGATCTGCCCGAGATCGCGAAGCTCTCCGACCATCTGATCTTCAACTCGCCCGGCCAGATCGCGCGTTTCCGCCCCCTGCTCGACGAACTCCGCGCCGCGGGCGAGAGCTTCGACATCGGCCTACGCATCAACCCGCAGCACAGCGAGGGCGAGGTTCCCAAATACGACCCCGCCGCGCCGTGCAGCCGCCTCGGCTTCCCGGTGAGCCAGCTCACCCCCGAGCATATGGCGGGCGTCGACGGCATCCATATGCATGTGCTGTGCGAACAGGATTTTCCGCCGCTCGCGCGCACATGGGCCGCGGTCGAACCGAAGCTCGCGCCTTACATAGACCAGCTCAAATGGCTCAACTTCGGCGGCGGCCACCATGTCACGCGCGCCGATTATCAGGTGGACGACCTGATCGCCTTCTTGAAGAACGTCCGCGAAACCACGGGCTGCGACGTCATGATCGAGCCCGGCGAAGCGGTCGCGCTCGACGCGGGCATCCTCGTTGGGGAAGTGCTCGACCTGTTCGACAACGGCATGCCGATCGGCATTACCGACATCAGCGCGACCTGCCACATGCCCGACGTGATCGAGGCACCCTATCGCCCCGCTATGCTGGGCGAGGAGAGCGAGGGCGCGGTCACCCGCCTCGGCGGCCCCTCGTGCCTCGCTGGCGACGTGATCGGCGACTACCGCCTGCCCGGCGGCGCAAGCATCGGGCAGCGCTTCGCCTTCCTCGACCAGGCGCATTATTCGATGGTCAAGACCAACACCTTCAACGGCGTCCCGCTGCCCTCAATCTGGCTGTGGGACAGCGAGAGCGATGCGCTTACCCTAGTCCGCGAATTCGGTTACGAGGATTTCAAGACGCGGCTGTCCTGA
- a CDS encoding FAD-dependent oxidoreductase, producing MNPPPDVNHTFSDAELEELIAFGTVESHAEGDLILAEGTMAPDCIVTLSGHTDIFVQTDEGSLRVGWMERGQFAGDLSILTGQRHLSRVEMGADGDILRIPHESFQRLIAGNSHFSDIFVRVFAARREFGNTRGFSAIIVLGAGIDRSVYALRDLLMKHGVGHRWFDPADGPVAGHLMAERGLSEDQLPAVILGATDVLVQPTPEELAQAMGLDLLPDGATADVLVVGSGPGGLAAAVYAASEGLTVIALDSLAPGGQAGTSSKIENYLGFPTGISGNELARRATVQAQKFGARIVAPVRAAEIGRDGDAYCLHLADGRKLRSRAVVVASGAQYMRLPIEGIEAYEGRGIYYGATPMEAQLCGNAEVTIVGAGNSAGQGAIYLASVAKKVYVIFRRKSLRETMSEYLVKRLEEHPNIEIMGSTDVVALHGEDRLAGLTYRCRDTGEEGHCDCGFLFLFLGATPNTHWLPKEMVCDEKGFVKTGTDIAPMELVKAGWSLDRMPSRYETSWPRIYAIGDVRKGSVKRVASSVGEGSVVVSDIHQALAEIAGS from the coding sequence ATGAACCCGCCGCCCGATGTGAATCACACCTTTTCCGACGCCGAACTGGAAGAGTTGATCGCGTTCGGCACGGTCGAATCGCATGCCGAGGGCGACCTGATCCTCGCCGAAGGGACGATGGCGCCCGACTGTATCGTCACATTGTCGGGGCACACAGATATCTTCGTGCAGACCGACGAGGGCAGCCTTCGCGTGGGGTGGATGGAGCGCGGGCAGTTCGCGGGCGACCTGTCGATCCTAACCGGCCAGCGGCATTTGTCGCGGGTCGAGATGGGCGCCGACGGCGACATCCTGCGCATCCCGCACGAGAGCTTCCAGCGGCTGATCGCGGGCAACAGCCATTTCTCCGACATCTTCGTCCGCGTGTTCGCGGCGCGGCGCGAGTTCGGCAACACGCGCGGCTTTTCGGCGATCATCGTGCTCGGCGCGGGGATTGACCGCAGCGTCTATGCGCTGCGCGACCTGCTGATGAAGCACGGCGTCGGACACCGCTGGTTCGACCCCGCCGACGGCCCGGTCGCAGGCCATCTGATGGCCGAGCGCGGGCTGAGCGAGGATCAACTGCCCGCGGTGATCCTCGGCGCGACCGACGTGCTGGTGCAGCCGACCCCCGAGGAGCTGGCGCAGGCGATGGGGCTCGACCTGCTGCCCGACGGCGCGACCGCCGACGTGCTCGTCGTCGGTAGCGGGCCGGGTGGGCTCGCCGCGGCGGTCTATGCGGCGTCGGAGGGGCTGACCGTGATCGCGCTCGATTCGCTCGCGCCGGGCGGGCAGGCGGGGACCTCGTCGAAGATCGAGAATTATCTGGGCTTCCCGACGGGCATTTCGGGCAACGAGCTGGCGCGGCGCGCGACGGTGCAGGCGCAGAAATTCGGCGCGCGGATCGTCGCGCCGGTGCGCGCGGCCGAGATCGGGCGCGACGGCGACGCATACTGTCTGCATCTCGCCGACGGGCGCAAGCTGCGCAGCCGCGCGGTCGTGGTCGCTAGCGGGGCGCAATATATGCGGCTGCCGATCGAGGGGATCGAGGCCTATGAGGGACGCGGCATCTATTATGGCGCGACCCCGATGGAGGCGCAGCTCTGCGGCAATGCCGAGGTGACGATCGTCGGCGCGGGCAATTCGGCGGGGCAGGGCGCCATCTATCTCGCGAGCGTGGCGAAGAAGGTTTACGTCATCTTCCGCCGCAAAAGCCTGCGCGAGACGATGTCCGAATATCTTGTCAAACGGCTGGAGGAGCATCCGAATATCGAGATCATGGGGTCGACCGACGTCGTCGCGCTGCACGGCGAGGACCGGCTGGCGGGGCTCACCTATCGCTGCCGCGACACGGGCGAGGAAGGGCATTGCGACTGCGGTTTCCTGTTCCTTTTCCTCGGTGCGACACCGAACACGCACTGGCTGCCCAAGGAAATGGTCTGCGACGAGAAGGGCTTCGTGAAGACGGGCACCGACATCGCGCCGATGGAGCTGGTCAAGGCGGGCTGGTCGCTCGACCGCATGCCGAGCCGTTACGAGACGAGCTGGCCGCGCATCTATGCGATCGGCGACGTGCGCAAGGGATCGGTCAAGCGCGTCGCCTCGTCGGTGGGCGAAGGGTCGGTGGTGGTCAGCGACATCCACCAGGCGCTGGCGGAGATCGCCGGAAGCTAG
- a CDS encoding type III PLP-dependent enzyme: MHQHHSAHGLIQALSPVEPVTLVRPHAAARAARFFIERFPGTTMYAVKANPSPDLLRVLWDSGVTHYDVASIAEVRLVARTLPKAVLCFMHPVKAEEAISEAYWKHGVRTFSLDTMDELEKIVRATEGAQDLNLLVRLRVSSDHSKLSLAAKFGAEPEDVAELLMATRQASDALGICFHVGSQAMTPHAYAQAMERVRAAIVAAAVTVDIIDVGGGFPSSYPGMEPPPLGAYFDTIHRTFESLPISYSAELWCEPGRALAAEYSSLIVRVEKRRGDELYINDGAYGALFDAAHVGWRFPVTLLREPESDAEMTAFSFYGPTCDDLDHMAGPFYLPADVKAGDFIEIGMLGAYGCAMRTKFNGFGADETHVVSDEPMVSLYTGEAEPERRSATVTKLF; encoded by the coding sequence TTGCACCAGCATCATAGCGCCCACGGGCTGATTCAGGCACTTTCGCCGGTCGAACCTGTTACGCTTGTCCGCCCGCACGCCGCGGCGCGCGCAGCGCGTTTCTTTATCGAGCGATTTCCCGGCACGACCATGTACGCGGTCAAGGCGAATCCGTCGCCCGACCTGCTGCGCGTGCTGTGGGATTCGGGTGTCACGCATTATGACGTCGCCTCGATCGCCGAGGTCCGCCTCGTCGCGCGCACCCTGCCGAAGGCGGTGCTGTGCTTCATGCATCCGGTGAAGGCCGAGGAAGCGATTTCCGAAGCCTATTGGAAGCATGGCGTGCGCACCTTCTCGCTCGACACGATGGACGAGCTCGAGAAGATCGTCCGTGCGACCGAGGGTGCGCAGGACCTGAACCTGCTCGTGCGCCTGCGCGTCTCGTCGGATCACTCGAAGCTCAGCCTTGCCGCCAAGTTCGGCGCCGAGCCCGAGGATGTCGCCGAACTGCTGATGGCGACCCGTCAGGCCAGCGACGCGCTCGGCATCTGCTTCCACGTCGGCAGCCAGGCGATGACCCCGCATGCCTATGCGCAGGCGATGGAGCGCGTCCGCGCGGCGATCGTCGCGGCGGCGGTGACGGTTGACATCATCGATGTCGGCGGCGGCTTCCCCTCGTCCTACCCGGGCATGGAGCCCCCGCCGCTCGGCGCCTATTTCGACACGATCCACCGGACGTTCGAGAGCCTGCCGATCAGCTATTCGGCCGAGCTGTGGTGCGAACCCGGCCGCGCGCTCGCCGCCGAGTATAGCAGCCTGATCGTCCGCGTCGAAAAGCGCCGCGGCGACGAGCTTTACATCAACGACGGCGCATACGGCGCGTTGTTCGATGCGGCGCACGTCGGCTGGCGCTTCCCGGTGACGCTGCTCCGCGAGCCCGAGAGCGACGCCGAGATGACCGCGTTCAGCTTCTACGGCCCGACCTGCGACGACCTCGACCATATGGCCGGCCCCTTCTACCTCCCCGCGGACGTGAAGGCCGGCGATTTCATTGAGATCGGCATGCTCGGCGCCTATGGCTGCGCGATGCGCACCAAGTTCAACGGTTTCGGCGCGGACGAGACCCATGTCGTCAGCGACGAACCGATGGTGAGCCTCTACACGGGCGAAGCCGAACCCGAACGCCGCAGCGCGACGGTGACGAAGCTGTTCTGA
- a CDS encoding calcium-binding protein, translating to MALDIWKFNTGVGSAAGFPSTLQLANGNFMVIWSGNGNGGMQYAIFDRFGRSTASGPIDGGSGNSQQVYGLEPNANGGFTLLYRQVVNNADVLSMRHFDANAQPIGAPITVANDILPLTNLAAGFEALPGGGHVVVYSINDGADVQNIALRIVGANGVAGNPIIVNTTTAGRQFDARVATNGDNLFISWWDEATGDVRGQMMTLAGQRIGSEFLVQSDSAGSAGRPHVETLSSGNYVVVWEVDGGPGGGVSSYARIFNSAGNPVGGQFLVNEEPGGGAPNITVLPDDSFIISYYNGSGAGFRWFDDDGTPRSGSLLTPTIPGGQTSLVSLGDGRIAAFGIDSFLSFIILDTRGGNLNGDEGDNILVSTRVGDSTIYGFGGNDQFFGNDDNDLFVGGAGNDVFQGGLGQDRFLGGTGDDTYYLTAFSDNIHRTLYFENPGEGNDTVITRGFHYMYANVENGVIVEDAGTSWLVGNASDNILTGNNSQNLLIGGGGNDIIYGGGSRTGHPDHARDSLFGEAGNDTLYGQIGVDYLAGGIGHDKLYGGEDADELYGEDGDDLLDGGATFDTDILVGGAGNDQLLGNSGLHDYDLMDGGAGDDVYYVDTGDDLTFEAVGGGTDTVIAEINLPNAGVYLYANVENLELRGTTAFGVGNELDNRLTGNASVNTLLGGAGNDILNGKGGNDVLFGQDGADIFLFERGTGGDVIGDFLSGTDKIDLAAFGLTSFAALQAGFSQVGNDGAINLGNGDFIVLHGVTMSALTAGDFIL from the coding sequence ATGGCGCTGGATATCTGGAAATTCAACACCGGGGTCGGTAGCGCGGCCGGTTTTCCGTCGACCTTACAGCTCGCCAACGGCAATTTCATGGTGATCTGGTCGGGCAACGGCAATGGAGGCATGCAATATGCCATTTTCGACCGCTTCGGCCGCAGCACCGCGAGCGGGCCGATCGACGGCGGTTCGGGCAACTCGCAACAGGTCTATGGGCTCGAGCCCAACGCCAACGGCGGTTTCACCTTGCTCTATCGTCAGGTCGTCAACAACGCCGACGTGCTGAGCATGCGGCACTTCGACGCCAATGCGCAGCCGATCGGCGCACCGATCACCGTCGCGAACGACATCCTGCCGCTGACCAATCTCGCGGCGGGGTTCGAGGCGCTGCCGGGCGGCGGCCATGTGGTGGTCTATTCGATCAACGACGGGGCCGACGTCCAGAATATCGCGCTGCGCATCGTCGGCGCCAACGGCGTCGCGGGCAATCCGATCATCGTCAACACCACGACCGCCGGGCGCCAGTTCGACGCGCGGGTCGCGACCAACGGCGACAATCTGTTCATCAGCTGGTGGGACGAAGCGACCGGCGACGTGCGCGGGCAGATGATGACGCTGGCCGGGCAGCGGATCGGGAGTGAGTTCCTCGTCCAGTCGGACAGCGCCGGTTCGGCGGGGCGCCCGCATGTCGAAACTTTGAGCTCGGGCAATTATGTCGTCGTCTGGGAAGTCGACGGCGGCCCCGGCGGCGGGGTGTCCTCCTATGCGCGCATCTTCAATTCGGCGGGCAATCCGGTCGGCGGGCAGTTCCTGGTCAACGAAGAGCCTGGCGGCGGCGCGCCCAATATCACCGTCCTGCCCGACGACAGCTTCATCATCTCATACTACAACGGTTCGGGCGCCGGGTTCCGCTGGTTCGACGACGACGGCACGCCGCGGTCGGGCTCGCTGCTGACGCCGACGATCCCTGGCGGCCAGACATCGCTCGTCTCGCTGGGCGACGGCCGCATCGCGGCCTTCGGGATCGACAGCTTCCTGTCCTTCATCATCCTCGATACCCGCGGCGGCAACCTCAACGGCGACGAGGGCGACAATATCCTCGTCTCGACGCGCGTCGGCGATTCGACGATCTACGGCTTCGGCGGCAACGACCAGTTCTTCGGCAACGACGACAACGACCTGTTCGTCGGCGGGGCGGGCAACGACGTCTTCCAGGGCGGGCTCGGGCAGGACCGCTTCCTTGGCGGCACCGGCGACGACACCTATTATCTGACCGCGTTCAGCGACAATATCCACCGCACGCTCTATTTCGAGAATCCGGGCGAGGGCAATGACACCGTCATCACGCGCGGCTTTCACTATATGTACGCCAATGTCGAAAATGGCGTGATCGTCGAGGATGCGGGGACCAGCTGGCTGGTCGGCAACGCGTCGGACAACATCCTGACGGGAAACAATTCGCAGAACCTGCTGATCGGCGGCGGCGGAAACGACATCATCTATGGCGGCGGGTCGCGGACCGGCCACCCCGACCATGCGCGCGACAGCCTGTTCGGCGAGGCGGGCAACGACACGCTCTATGGTCAGATCGGCGTCGATTATCTCGCGGGCGGTATCGGCCACGACAAACTCTATGGCGGCGAGGATGCCGACGAACTCTATGGCGAGGACGGCGACGACCTGCTCGACGGCGGCGCGACCTTCGACACCGACATTCTGGTCGGCGGCGCGGGCAACGACCAGCTGCTCGGCAATTCGGGGCTCCACGACTATGACCTGATGGACGGCGGCGCGGGCGACGACGTCTATTATGTCGACACCGGCGACGACCTGACCTTCGAGGCCGTGGGCGGCGGTACCGATACGGTGATCGCCGAGATCAACCTGCCCAATGCCGGGGTCTATCTCTATGCCAATGTCGAAAATCTCGAGCTGCGCGGCACGACGGCTTTCGGGGTCGGCAATGAGCTCGACAATCGCCTGACCGGCAACGCGTCGGTCAACACGCTGCTCGGCGGCGCGGGCAACGACATATTGAACGGCAAGGGCGGCAATGACGTGCTGTTCGGGCAGGACGGCGCGGACATCTTCCTGTTCGAGCGCGGCACCGGCGGCGACGTGATCGGCGATTTCCTGAGCGGCACCGACAAGATCGACCTCGCGGCCTTCGGTTTGACCAGCTTTGCGGCGCTGCAGGCGGGATTCAGCCAGGTCGGCAACGACGGGGCGATCAATCTCGGCAACGGCGATTTCATCGTGCTACACGGCGTGACGATGAGCGCGCTGACCGCCGGGGACTTCATCCTCTAG
- a CDS encoding MFS transporter, translating into MRAFHHLLANNLVANIVNFTVWFALTFWIFLETRSVFATGMIAGIYMVLTASLAIWFGSLVDHHRKRSVMIVSSIASLAFYGVALAAYALIPAVRTADTAGSALWLFVLLTMLGAIAGNIRNIALPTIVTLLIPADRRDKANGLVGMVTGVGFLTTSAISGFLVAWGGMVATLGFAMILSLAAAVHLLFVHVDEPRPSADTDTPRQVDLAGTIRLVAGISGLFALIFFSAFNNLLGGVFMALMDAYGLSLMPVEHWGLLWAFVSCAFILSGALIARTGLGANPVRTLLLVNFIVWSVAAVFTIQSSIPLLAIGCFIWLFLGPYAEAAEHTTLQKVVPFERQGRVFGFAQAVEQAAAPVTAFVIAPLTQFVFVPLMTDGAGADAIGDWYGRGAERGIAIVFTLTGVLGVVATILAFRSRAYRQISAIYAARSDEPNPPPAEATA; encoded by the coding sequence ATGCGCGCCTTCCACCATCTCCTCGCCAACAACCTCGTCGCCAACATCGTCAATTTTACGGTGTGGTTCGCGCTGACCTTCTGGATATTTCTCGAAACGCGGTCGGTGTTCGCGACGGGGATGATCGCGGGCATCTATATGGTGCTCACCGCATCACTCGCGATCTGGTTCGGCAGCCTCGTCGACCATCATCGCAAGCGCAGCGTCATGATCGTCTCGAGCATCGCCTCGCTCGCGTTCTATGGCGTGGCGCTCGCCGCCTATGCGCTTATCCCCGCCGTGCGCACCGCCGATACTGCGGGGTCCGCGCTCTGGCTATTCGTCCTCTTGACGATGCTCGGCGCGATCGCGGGCAATATCCGCAACATCGCGCTGCCGACGATCGTCACTTTGCTGATCCCCGCGGACCGGCGCGACAAGGCGAACGGGCTCGTCGGCATGGTCACCGGGGTCGGTTTCCTGACCACCTCGGCGATCAGCGGCTTCCTCGTCGCGTGGGGCGGCATGGTCGCGACTTTGGGTTTCGCGATGATCCTTTCGCTGGCGGCGGCGGTGCATCTGCTCTTTGTCCACGTCGATGAGCCGCGCCCGTCGGCCGACACCGATACGCCGCGCCAGGTCGATCTTGCCGGCACGATCCGGCTCGTCGCGGGCATTTCGGGGTTGTTCGCGCTCATCTTCTTCTCGGCGTTCAACAACCTGCTCGGCGGAGTGTTCATGGCGCTGATGGACGCCTACGGCCTGTCGCTGATGCCCGTCGAGCATTGGGGGCTGCTGTGGGCGTTCGTTTCGTGCGCCTTCATCCTCAGCGGCGCGCTGATCGCACGCACCGGGCTCGGCGCCAATCCGGTGCGCACCTTGTTGCTGGTCAATTTCATCGTCTGGTCGGTCGCGGCCGTGTTCACGATCCAGTCGTCGATCCCGCTGCTCGCGATCGGCTGCTTCATCTGGCTCTTCCTCGGTCCCTATGCCGAGGCAGCCGAGCATACGACGCTGCAGAAGGTCGTTCCCTTCGAGCGGCAGGGCCGCGTCTTCGGCTTCGCGCAGGCGGTCGAGCAGGCCGCTGCGCCGGTCACCGCCTTCGTAATCGCGCCGCTGACGCAGTTCGTCTTCGTGCCGCTGATGACCGATGGCGCGGGCGCCGACGCGATCGGCGACTGGTACGGCCGCGGTGCCGAGCGCGGCATCGCGATCGTCTTCACGCTGACCGGCGTGCTCGGCGTGGTCGCGACGATCCTGGCGTTCCGCTCGCGCGCCTATCGCCAGATTTCCGCCATTTATGCCGCACGCAGCGACGAGCCGAACCCGCCGCCGGCCGAGGCCACCGCCTAA